In one Balaenoptera musculus isolate JJ_BM4_2016_0621 chromosome 2, mBalMus1.pri.v3, whole genome shotgun sequence genomic region, the following are encoded:
- the LOC118890815 gene encoding 60S ribosomal protein L36a, with the protein MVNVPKTRRTFCKKCGKHQPHKVTQYKKGKDSLYAQGKRRYDRKQSGYGGQTKPIFRKKAKTTKKIVLRLECVEPNCRSKRMLAIKRCKHFELGGDKKRKGQVIQF; encoded by the coding sequence ATGGTGAACGTTCCTAAAACCCGCCGGACTTTCTGTAAGAAGTGTGGCAAGCACCAACCCCACAAAGTGACACAGTACAAGAAGGGCAAGGATTCGCTGTATGCCCAGGGAAAGCGGCGGTATGACAGGAAGCAGAGTGGCTATGGTGGGCAGACTAAGCCGATTTTCCGGAAAAAGGCTAAAACTACAAAGAAGATTGTGCTGAGGCTTGAATGTGTTGAGCCGAACTGCAGATCTAAGAGAATGCTGGCTATTAAGAGATGCAAGCATTTTGAGCTGGGAGGAGATAAGAAGAGAAAGGGCCAAGTGATCCAGTTCTGA